In the Candidatus Electrothrix sp. GW3-4 genome, one interval contains:
- a CDS encoding transposase: MHNKNIKRLVQKELKENYPNWNRLNRKTKKEISRKVLAQVAGEYDFKQDISATPDQLLGVEQQVPTKGIISLDQMADIVNESKNNSIIKLFGERRFAKYIKDEELQFIDQLLDNEIINRLLAYDGYSPAMRDFFPHNMFRAELLKTIKYPEISYRKFCDEEYLGLDRKQNRAFIGLSLREKTMIDHTQLSKFRNSLTFVQQINITVYILHHFLQSGMLGDHILHGVDSTELANECKIPLASLNINGQNIRIYNDLDSDCGKRRNKRDKSVYVVGYRLHTLTAIDAETDHSFPIISLLAPANHHDSHFLSLLVDVAQAMGVKMKLITADTAYHDNDGSLYNKTGVYVTTPPCSTVSTPDNVDAVKGTVFCHDECSVPMEYAGVEGNHHEYKCAANTGECLLKGSCLQCRCIPLDRGFFQRIPYHVEQIQEAHDIRKNSERPFNLLKHQTGLETVRVRGQSAITARCTLSSISLLLLKMIGTRKKIPAKKSPQLPLFKMAA, encoded by the coding sequence ATGCATAATAAAAATATCAAACGTCTCGTACAAAAAGAGCTTAAGGAAAACTATCCTAATTGGAACCGGCTGAACCGTAAGACCAAAAAGGAAATCTCTCGAAAAGTCCTCGCGCAGGTCGCGGGCGAGTATGATTTCAAGCAGGATATTTCAGCCACCCCAGATCAGCTGCTCGGCGTGGAGCAACAGGTTCCGACAAAGGGGATTATCAGCCTTGATCAGATGGCCGATATTGTCAATGAATCAAAAAATAACAGTATCATAAAGCTTTTTGGCGAAAGGCGTTTCGCCAAATATATCAAAGATGAAGAGCTCCAGTTTATCGACCAGCTGCTTGACAACGAAATTATCAATCGCCTGTTAGCTTATGACGGCTATAGTCCTGCTATGCGGGACTTTTTCCCTCACAACATGTTCCGTGCCGAACTGCTCAAGACGATCAAGTATCCAGAAATCAGCTACCGAAAATTCTGTGATGAAGAATACCTCGGCCTTGACCGCAAACAGAATCGCGCCTTTATCGGATTGTCATTGCGTGAAAAAACAATGATCGACCATACTCAGCTTAGCAAATTCCGTAATTCCCTCACATTTGTCCAACAAATTAATATTACGGTTTATATTTTGCATCATTTTTTGCAGTCCGGGATGCTTGGTGACCATATCCTGCACGGAGTGGACTCTACCGAACTGGCCAATGAATGTAAAATCCCCCTGGCTTCATTGAATATCAATGGTCAAAATATACGCATTTACAATGATCTCGACAGCGACTGTGGAAAACGACGCAACAAGCGTGACAAATCTGTGTACGTAGTCGGCTATCGTCTGCATACGTTAACTGCAATTGACGCTGAAACTGATCATAGTTTTCCGATCATATCTTTGCTTGCACCGGCAAACCACCATGATAGTCACTTTCTTTCGCTTTTGGTCGATGTGGCGCAGGCTATGGGGGTTAAGATGAAACTCATCACCGCCGATACCGCCTATCATGACAATGACGGATCATTGTACAATAAAACAGGTGTATACGTGACAACTCCACCCTGTTCTACAGTATCTACACCGGATAATGTTGATGCTGTCAAAGGCACTGTTTTCTGCCATGATGAATGTTCTGTTCCTATGGAGTATGCAGGCGTCGAAGGGAATCATCACGAGTATAAATGTGCTGCAAATACAGGTGAATGTCTTCTCAAAGGAAGCTGTCTGCAATGTCGATGCATACCGTTAGACAGAGGCTTTTTCCAGCGAATACCTTACCATGTCGAGCAGATACAGGAGGCACACGATATTCGCAAAAATTCTGAACGACCTTTCAACCTGTTAAAACATCAAACCGGCCTTGAAACCGTTCGGGTTCGCGGTCAGTCCGCGATCACAGCTCGATGTACGCTCAGCAGTATTTCCTTGTTATTGTTGAAAATGATAGGAACCCGCAAAAAAATACCTGCTAAAAAGTCACCGCAACTGCCACTCTTCAAAATGGCAGCATAG